From Methylovorus glucosotrophus:
ATTCGGCAACTTGTACAGCTGGCCGGGCAAGAAGCGCATGGTTTTGACAGCTTTCAGGGCTTGCCTGAGGATTGGCATGCCGAATCGCGTGGAAGTTACTCGACCAAGGGCGTGATACCCAAAGTGCCGCCTATGGTTAAACTGCATGCAGGGTGGTTTGATGAAACCTTGCCTGTATTCGTGGCAAAACACGAAGGCCCTGTTCGCCTCATCAACATCGACTGCGATATCTACAGCTCAACCAAGACTGTGCTGGATACGCTGGCAGAGCGTATTGTCCCGGGTACGGTGATCGTGTTCGATGAATACATCGGTAACGAGCATTGGCGCGAGGATGAGTACAAGGCTTTCCAGGAGGCGGTCGTTGCTTATGGTTGGCGCTACGAATATCTGGCGGTGAGTTTCTTTACCAAGCAGGTGGTGGTGAAGATTACCGAGGTGGGCCAGCACTGATCACTGGCCCGGTGTCCCCGTATCCTTATCGTTTCGTTTTGTTATTCCTCTATTCCTAACTCCTGAATCTTGCGGGTCAGGGTGTTGCGGCCCATGCCGAGTTGTGTCGCTGCTTCGATGCGACGGCCTCCGGTATGGCTCAGCGCACGGCTGATCAGGATTTTCTCGAATTCCTTGGTGCGTGTTTCCAGAATCTCCTGCTCCCCGCGATTGAGCGCATCCATTACTTCCGCTGCCAGCGCTTCTTGCCAGGAGGTGGCGGTGGTTGGCTTGCTGCTGTCTTCCTTCAGTTCTGGAGGCAAATCGGCGACATCGATATTTTGGCCCGGTGCCATCACGGTTAGCCAATGACACACATTCTCAAGCTGCCGCACATTGCCACTCCAGCTCATGGTGGCAAGGTAACGTAGCGCACTTGCAGACGGTTGTTTGGCTTCTACGCCGAGCTCTTGCGCGCTTTGTTGCAGGAAGTGCTTGACCAGCAGAGGCACATCCTCACGACGCTCGCGCAAAGGCGGCAGACGTAGGCGTATCACATTCAGCCGGTGGAACAAGTCTTCACGGAACAGGCCTAGCTTCACGCGCTCCTCCAGATCCTGGTGCGTGGCGGCAATGATGCGCACATTGACCTTGACGGGTTGATGCCCGCCGACGCGATAAAACTGGCCATCGCACAACACGCGCAGCAAGCGCGTTTGCAGATCAGAAGGCATGTCGCCAATTTCATCCAGAAACAGGGTGCCGCCATCGGCTTGTTCAAAGCGGCCGCGTCGTGCTGCCTGCGCGCCGGTGAAAGCGCCGCGTTCATGGCCGAACAGCTCGGACTCCAGCAGATCCTTGGGGATGGCTGCCGTGTTGATCGCGATAAACGGTTTATCTGCGCGTGGACTATGCCGATGCAGTGCGCTGGCAACCAGCTCTTTGCCGGTGCCTGATTCGCCATTAATGAGTACGGTGGCATGCGAACGGCTCAAGCGGCCAATCGCGCGAAATACCTCCTGCATGGCCGGGGCCTGGCCAATGATTTCGGGTGTCGCTTCTGGTGTAACGGCTTCCGTGGCCTGACGCATGCTTTCTTCAACGGCGCGCCGGATGATCTCAATCGCCTGATCTACATCAAAAGGCTTGGCCAGATATTCAAAAGCGCCACCCTGAAATGCCGCAACGGCACTTTCGAGATCGGAGTATGCCGTCATGATGATGACAGGAATCTCAGGCAGGCGTTTTTTCACCTCATCAAGGAAGTCGAGGCCAGAACCGTTGGGCATGCGAATGTCGCTGACAATCACTTGTGGTTCTTCCCGGGTAAGCGCATTGAGTGCCTCGGGCACGGAGGCAAAGGTCTTGAAATCCATGTCGGTGCGCGCCAGCGCTTTTTCAAAGACCCAGCGTATCGATTTGTCGTCGTCAATAATCCAGATAGGTTTCATAGCTTGCCTGTGTGTTTAAAATCGTTCATGTGTTCTACGTGAGTTTACTGCTTGGCAATAAAGCCTTTCATGGCGGTCGTTTCGATGGGTAGCAGAATGGTGAAACAGGTTTTGCCTGGTTCGCTCTCGCATTCAATCATGCCGTGATGCTGGGTGATGAATGTCTGTGCCAGCGTCAGCCCGAGGCCGGAGCCACCTTCGCGGCCGGAGACCAGTGGGTAAAAAATGCGGTCGCGGATATCAGGAGGAATCCCAGGGCCGTTGTCGATAATCTGCAGGCGTATCGCCACCCGGTAGCGTTTCTTGGCTAACGTTACCTGCCGTTCGGCGCGGGTGCGTAGTGTGATCTGCCCCGTCCCCTGCATGGCCTGTGCAGCGTTGCGGGCGATATTAAGTACGGCTTGTATCAGTTTCTCACGATCGCCAATCAGCTCGGGCAGGCTGGTATCGTAGTCGCGCTTTACCATAATGGCTTTGGGTGACTCCGCCAGCAACAGGCTGCGCACGCGCTCGAGCACTTCATGGATGTTGGTTGGCTCGTATTTGGGAACCCGGTGCGGCACCAACAAGCGATCCATCAGCGACTGCAGGCGATCCGCTTCTTTGATGATGACTTGGGTGTATTCGCGCAAATTGACCTGTGGCAGTTCATGCTCCAGCAATTGTGCCGCCCCGCGCAGTCCGCCCAGCGGATTACGGATCTCGTGGGCAAGATTGCGTAGCAGCTCAGCGTTCGCTTGCTGCTGGATGAGCATGCGTTCCTCGCGCGCAATGCGCAATTGTTGATCCATCTGCTGGAACTCAAGTACCAGGCAGGCCGGATTCACATCCACCGGGGTCACCGTGCAAGTGACAGCGACAGAACTTTGGCGCATGGTGGTGATGAGAAACTCATGTTCGCGAAATGGACTGCGATTGCTGATCGCATTTTCCACCGCTGAATGCAGGATTTCGCATTCTGGAAATACCTGAAAAATATCCAGCCCGGTAATCTGTTTGGCGCTTAATGCAAACAGGATTTCAGCCCCCGGATTGGCATATATGACCTTGCGGGAATCATCCAGCAGGATGACGGCAGTGGCGAGATGTTCGAGACCAGCGAATGTGGGAGGAATAATATGTACCATGGCAGTGGTTAAGCAAAAGCCAGGCCAGAGCATGGCGTCAAGGCGGTGAAAAAGCGTTGCATAAGATTGACCTTAAGGATGTTGAATCTGCATCTTTAACACGCAACACCATGAAAATTCAGCTTATTTCATGCCATTGAGCTCTTTTTGCAGCAGCTTTACATTGTTTTCGTGCGTGTCGACATCGGCTTTCAGCCGGCGCATTTTTTCTTCAAATTTTGTGACGTTTCTCCAGGTCTTGCCATCGGCAGTGCGATACACCTCTGGGTTCGCGCTGCCTTCGTTATAAGCTTGCCTTGCTTCTTCCAGCGCTTTTTTCTCAGTGGCGAGTTCATCCTGCAAAATCTGCCGGCGGGTATCATCCCGGCGGGTTTGCGTGCTCCTGTCTACCTTGGGAAAGTCCGAAGGCGTAGGCGTTCTTGCCCGCTCTTTTTTGCCTGAGGGCACGGGCAAGGCATTGTCGCCTTTCAGGAAAAGCTGGCAATTCTTGTAGAGGGTCCGCGTTTTGGCGTCCGTGAATGTCGGTTGGCCCGACTCATCAACGCATTTATAGATATCGGCCGCTTGCACCGTCAATCCAGCTAGCAAGCCGCAACACAGCAATAGAAATTTCATGCATTGAGTTTAGATGAGAAGCCACGAGGTGGCAACGCACGCCAGTTAACAGGTGCGCAAGAGTGGCAGGCAATAAAAAAGGCGGGTTGCCCCGCCTTTTTTAACATGCTGTGATTAGCAGCTGTAGTACATGGCGAACTCGATAGGATGCGGTGTCATGCGCATTCTGGTGACTTCTTCCATCTTCAATGCGATGTAGCTGTCGATCCAGTCATCGGAGAACACACCACCACGGGTGAGGAACTCGCGATCCTTGTCCAGATATTCCAGTGCTTGTTCCAGCGAGGAGCAAACGGTTGGGATCGCTGCATCTTCCTCAGGAGGCAGATGGTAGAGATCCTTGGTTGCTGGCTCACCTGGGTGAATCTTGTTCTGTACGCCGTCCAGACCAGCCATCAGCAGGGCGCTGAATGCCAGGTATGGGTTGGCAGTAGGATCAGGGAAGCGAGCTTCAACGCGGCGAGCCTTGTCGGAGTGCACGAAAGGAATACGGATCGAAGCTGAACGGTTCTTGGCAGAGTAGGCCAGCTTAACTGGAGCTTCAAAGCCTGGAACCAGACGCTTGTAGGAGTTGGTGCCTGGATTGGTGATCGCATTCAGCGCGCGAGCGTGCTTGATGATACCGCCGATGTAGTAAAGGGCGAACTCGGACAGGCCAGCGTAGCCGTTGCCTGCGAACAGGTTCTTGCCATCTTTCCATACGGATTGGTGCACGTGCATGCCGGAACCGTTGTCGCCAACGATAGGCTTAGGCATGAAGGTGGCGGTTTTGCCGTAAGCGTGAGCGGTGTTCAGCACCACGTACTTCAGCAATTGGGTCCAGTCGGCACGTTGTACCAGAGTGCTGAACTTGGTGCCGATTTCACATTGACCAGCCGTTGCCACTTCGTGGTGGTGCACTTCAACAGGCACGCCCATGTTTTCAAGGGCGATGACCATGGCTGAGCGCAGATCCTGGAAGGAATCGACTGGAGGTACTGGGAAGTAGCCGCCCTTTACGCCAGGACGGTGACCAGTGTTGCCGCTTTCGAACTTCTCGCCAGATGCCCATGCACCTTCTTCGGAGTTGATCTTGACGGAACAGCCTTCCATGCCGGCATTCCACTGGATGGAGTCGAAAATGAAGAATTCGGGTTCTGGGCCGAAGTAGGCGGTGTCGCCCAGGCCGCTGGACTTCAGGTAAGCCTCAGCGCGTTTTGCCAAGCTGCGTGGGCAACGGTCGTAGCCCTTGCCGTCGGTAGGATCTACCACGTCACAGCTCAGAATCAGTGTAGGTTCGTCCATGAACGGATCGATATTGGCAGTCTCAGGATCAGGCATCAGTTGCATGTCGGAAGCTTGAATACCTTTCCAGCCGGCGATAGATGAACCGTCGAATGCGTGGCCTTCGGTAAATTTGCTTTCATCGAACGCTGAGATGGGTACAGTTACGTGCTGTTCTTTACCTCTGGTATCGGTGAAACGGAAATCAACAAACTTGATGTCATTTTCCTTCACCATTTTCATTACGTCGGCTACCGCCATTTCATTCTCCTAAAACGTAAAAGCGTAAATTAAGTAATCAAACCCCATGGTTTGATAGAAAAACTGCTGAATGTATCTAGCAGGAAACGTGCCATCGGAAACCCCGAGATTCTCATTTTCACATAATCACTTAGAAAAGAGAATAAAAAAGCGGGGCACCGAATTCGGGCGATCATTGGGGCAAATGCACCAAATTGGTGCTTTTGGCTCAGGCCGCAAAATTCTCGCTATACTTCGGGGTAAATCTACAAAATAATCGAGTGCACCATGGAAACTATCAATCAAATATTACAAAAAGCCAAGCAGCGCGCTCAGGTAAACAATTTGCCTTATGCAGGCGCTCTCACCCCAGAGGAAGCCCAGCAGCTGATGGCATCCGCTCCGGGCGCCTGTCTGGTAGATGTAAGAAGCCGCGCCGAGCTTGAGCTGGTGGGGCGCGTTCCTCAGGCATTGAGCATTGAGTGGGCATTTTATCCCGGCATGGTAGCCAACCCTGATTTTGCTGCGCATCTGGACAAGCAGGTGGATCGCGA
This genomic window contains:
- the ntrC gene encoding nitrogen regulation protein NR(I), coding for MKPIWIIDDDKSIRWVFEKALARTDMDFKTFASVPEALNALTREEPQVIVSDIRMPNGSGLDFLDEVKKRLPEIPVIIMTAYSDLESAVAAFQGGAFEYLAKPFDVDQAIEIIRRAVEESMRQATEAVTPEATPEIIGQAPAMQEVFRAIGRLSRSHATVLINGESGTGKELVASALHRHSPRADKPFIAINTAAIPKDLLESELFGHERGAFTGAQAARRGRFEQADGGTLFLDEIGDMPSDLQTRLLRVLCDGQFYRVGGHQPVKVNVRIIAATHQDLEERVKLGLFREDLFHRLNVIRLRLPPLRERREDVPLLVKHFLQQSAQELGVEAKQPSASALRYLATMSWSGNVRQLENVCHWLTVMAPGQNIDVADLPPELKEDSSKPTTATSWQEALAAEVMDALNRGEQEILETRTKEFEKILISRALSHTGGRRIEAATQLGMGRNTLTRKIQELGIEE
- the glnL gene encoding nitrogen regulation protein NR(II); amino-acid sequence: MVHIIPPTFAGLEHLATAVILLDDSRKVIYANPGAEILFALSAKQITGLDIFQVFPECEILHSAVENAISNRSPFREHEFLITTMRQSSVAVTCTVTPVDVNPACLVLEFQQMDQQLRIAREERMLIQQQANAELLRNLAHEIRNPLGGLRGAAQLLEHELPQVNLREYTQVIIKEADRLQSLMDRLLVPHRVPKYEPTNIHEVLERVRSLLLAESPKAIMVKRDYDTSLPELIGDREKLIQAVLNIARNAAQAMQGTGQITLRTRAERQVTLAKKRYRVAIRLQIIDNGPGIPPDIRDRIFYPLVSGREGGSGLGLTLAQTFITQHHGMIECESEPGKTCFTILLPIETTAMKGFIAKQ
- a CDS encoding DUF4124 domain-containing protein, whose amino-acid sequence is MKFLLLCCGLLAGLTVQAADIYKCVDESGQPTFTDAKTRTLYKNCQLFLKGDNALPVPSGKKERARTPTPSDFPKVDRSTQTRRDDTRRQILQDELATEKKALEEARQAYNEGSANPEVYRTADGKTWRNVTKFEEKMRRLKADVDTHENNVKLLQKELNGMK
- the glnA gene encoding type I glutamate--ammonia ligase — translated: MAVADVMKMVKENDIKFVDFRFTDTRGKEQHVTVPISAFDESKFTEGHAFDGSSIAGWKGIQASDMQLMPDPETANIDPFMDEPTLILSCDVVDPTDGKGYDRCPRSLAKRAEAYLKSSGLGDTAYFGPEPEFFIFDSIQWNAGMEGCSVKINSEEGAWASGEKFESGNTGHRPGVKGGYFPVPPVDSFQDLRSAMVIALENMGVPVEVHHHEVATAGQCEIGTKFSTLVQRADWTQLLKYVVLNTAHAYGKTATFMPKPIVGDNGSGMHVHQSVWKDGKNLFAGNGYAGLSEFALYYIGGIIKHARALNAITNPGTNSYKRLVPGFEAPVKLAYSAKNRSASIRIPFVHSDKARRVEARFPDPTANPYLAFSALLMAGLDGVQNKIHPGEPATKDLYHLPPEEDAAIPTVCSSLEQALEYLDKDREFLTRGGVFSDDWIDSYIALKMEEVTRMRMTPHPIEFAMYYSC
- a CDS encoding rhodanese-like domain-containing protein yields the protein METINQILQKAKQRAQVNNLPYAGALTPEEAQQLMASAPGACLVDVRSRAELELVGRVPQALSIEWAFYPGMVANPDFAAHLDKQVDREALVMFLCRTGGRSHNAAVLANSMGYTEAYNVLEGFEGATDPQTGQRGKINGWKAAGLPWTNS